GACCGGGACTCCGCCGAGACCCCGTCCCTGGGCCCGGCCTTCACCTTCGAGGACATGCCCGCCCTCGGCCCCGGCGGCTTCCGTGAACTCGAAATCAGGGACGGGACGGTGCTGATGGCCAGGGCCCAGGGCTGCCACGGCGCCGACTGGGTCGCACTCTCGATCGTCCCTGACCCGCACGGCGACACCGGCAGGGCTGCGGACGACGCCGTGGCGGCAGTGCAGGACATCTACCGGCGCCTGGGCGACGCTTGAAGCCCGCGGGGCGGGCCCGCGCGCGGCCGGGGCCCGCCGCCTGAACGACCGGACCTGGTGGAAAGGCCCGTCATGGGCCGGGGTTTGACGTCCGGTTGATGTGCACAGAACTTGGTGAGGCCGGGGCGTGCGGCCTTGCCGGCCGGCAAGGAGCGGACCTGAAGGGGGATGTGGAGAGTGGTGGCGAGGCCGGGGAGTGTGTTCCGGAGCGGGGACCTGCCCGTGGAGGAACGCTTCGACAGCTGGCGGGAACTGGTCGTGCGGTCGCGGGACAGCGTGGCCACCAGTGCCCACGCCGACGATTTCACGGCGGAGATGCGGCGCCTGGAGCTCGGGCCGGTGACCCTCCTCAGATCGTCGTTCCCGCCCGCGCTGTTCCGGCGGACCGCCGGCATGGTGCGGCGCTCGGATCCGGAGGTGTACCACCTGACGCTGCTGCTCGGCGGCGACATGGGGCTGGTCCGCGACTCCGGCCGGGAGGAGCGTCTCGCGGCGGGGGACCTGCACGTCATCGACAGCTCGGATCCGTTCGACCTGAGGGCCTTCGACGCCGCGGCCACCAGCTGGGAGGGCCAGCGGGTCGAAGCCCTCGGCGTCGACTTCCCCCGGTCGTCGCTGCCGCTGCCGCGGGACCAGGTGCGGGCCCTGTTCGGCCGGGGGTTCTCGGGGCGGGAGGGCACGGGGGCGCTGCTCTCCGAGTTCCTGGTCGGCCTGGGCCGGCAGGCCGAAGCCCTGGGGCCCGCCGAGGCACCCCGTCTGGGAGCGGTCGTGGTCGACCTGGTGGCCTCCTGGCTGGCCCGGGAACTGGATGCCGAAGCCGCGCTGCCGGACGAATCCCGCCAACGGGCCATGGTGGAGCGCGTCCGGGCGTTCGTCCGGCAGAACCTGCACGACCCCGAGCTGACGCCGTCCCTGATCGCCACCGCGCACCACATCTCGGTCAGCTACCTCCACCGCGTCTTCACCCAGCAGTCCCGGGGTGAGACGCTCGCCGCCTGGATCCGTGGCCAGCGGCTGGAGAAGGCACGCCGCGACCTGGCCGACCCCACCCTGCGCGGGATGCCGATCCACACCGTCGCCGTCCGCTGGGGCATCCCCCGGGCCTGCGACTTCAGCCGCGCCTTCCGGGCCGCGTACGGGCTTTCGCCCAGCGAGCACCGGCACCGGGAGCTGGCCGCGCTGGTGAGTCGGTAGACGCAAAGCCTAGGAACTGTGGACGCAGTGCCAACACGGCCGGGCGGCGCGCTGACATCCTCCATGAGAGTCAAACGAGGCGGTACGCCGCCTCTGTCTCATGCCGGACATGGTCACGCAGGACCGAATGGCTTTCAGCGGCGGCAGAAGGCTATGTGTTCTTCGTGGCCATGTCCGGCCGGCCACTCTTGAGAGAAGTTCGATGTCTCGACGGTCGTCGGCCTCTCCCGCATTCGCGGGCGGGGCCTTTTCCATGCGCCGGATGCGACGAATATCGTCGCTCGCGGCCCTCGTGCTGCTGGTACAGACCGGCGTGGTCGTGGATGCGCTCACCGCGCCCACCGCCACCGCCGCACCGGCACCACAGGTAACAGCCGCTTCCACCGAAGCTCCTGACGAGGCGTCCGCGCTGTTGTCGGCGCGGTTGCAGGGGCACAGGGTCGAGGTGACCGGCGCCCGCACGCCCACCGTCACCCTGTGGGCGAACCCGGACGGGACGCTGACGCAGATCCAGGCCACGGGCCCGGTCCGGATGAAGGTCGGCGAGGCGTGGGTCCCGGTGGACACCACGCTGGTGCAGACCCCGGACGGGAAGGTCGCGCCGAAGGCGCACCCCGAGGGCCTGGTCTTCGGCGGCGGGGACGCCGGGGTGACGGTCGGCGACAAGCTGCCCGGAACCGCGACCGCACCGGCGACTCCGAGCCCGAGCCCGAGCCCGGTGTCGCCCGTACCCACTGCGAGTGCCGGTACGTCGACAACCGGACCGGGTACGACACCGAGCGGTGTCCCGGCCACGGCGCCCGCCTCCAAGACGCCGACGTCCACCGCACCCGCGTCCACCGCGCCGACGGCCGCCACGAGCCCCGCGGCCGCGCCGACGGCGACGGGGTCCGCCCCCGCGGAGGCCGCGCGTGCGTCGCGCGGCGCCGCCCGGGCCGCGGCGCCCGCCGCCGAGTCTACGGCTCTGGTTCCGGCGGAGCGTGAGCTGGTGAAGGTCGGCTCCGGTGGGCAGGAGGTGAAGTTCGGCTGGCTGGGCAAGTTGCCCCAGCCGCGGCTGGAGGGCAGCAGGGCCACCTACGTCGACGCCCGTCCGGGCGTGGACCTGGTGCTGCAGGCGACCCGGACCGGCTTCGAGCAGTTCCTGGTCGTCAGGGACCGCTCGGCGGTGTCCCAGGCGGGGACGCTGACGCTGCCGTTGGACACCACCGGCCTGAGCGTCGCCGCGCAGGCGGACGGCTCGATCCAGCTGCTGGATTCCGCGGGCAAGCCGGCGGTGAAGATCCCGGCGCCGGTGATGTGGGACGCCAGGCTGGACGAGGGTTCGGGGGAGTACCTGCACCGGGCGCCGGTGGCGATGGAGCTGCGCGGCCAGGGTACGGACACCGAGCTGGTGTTCACCCCTGACGCCGCGTTCCTCGCGGATGCGGCTACGCAGTTCCCGGTGACCGTCGACCCGTCGGTGGACCTCGGCGTCGCCTTCGACACCTTCGTTCAGAAGGGCGTCACCAGCGACCAGTCGTCGTCCCCGGATCTGAAGCTGGGCACCTACGACGGCGGCGCCACGACGGCCCGCTCGTTCCTGCACTTCCCGTCCGGTCCGTACGCGGGCAAGCAGATCCTCGGGGCGAGCCTCAACCTGTACAACTTCCACTCCTACTCGTGCACCGCCGCCGAGTGGGAGGTCTGGGACACGGACTACGCCCAGACCATCACGCGTTGGGACTCCCAGCCCTACTGGGGCCGGGAGCGGGCCTGGAGCACCCAGACCCGCGACGTCGACTCCGGCGACCCCCAGCAGTGCACCAACGGGGACGGCAGCGGCTGGGTGTCGGCCGACATCACCGGCCTGGTCGCGGAGTGGGCCGCCAGCGGCAAGGACGTCAACGCGCTCGGCCTGAAGGCCGACAACGAGACGAGCAATAACGGCTGGAAGCGGTTCTTCTCCTCCGAGGGCGACGCCCCGCCGTACCTGTCGGTCACCTACAACACCCCGCCGGCCGCCCCGCAGACCGCCATGACACCCTCGGTGCCCGGCGGCGTGCAGTGGTCCTCCGCGGCGAATCCGACCTTCACCTCCTACGCCTACGACGCCGATCCGGGCGGCCAGGTGTGGGTGGACTTCGAACTGTGGACAGCCGAGGGCCGCGTCGGAGCGTTCAACCGCCAGGTGCCCAACGGCACCGTCGTCGCCGTCACCCCGACGGACTTCGGCGTGCCACGCCTGGACGAGGAACGCCAGTACGCCTTCCGCTCCCGCATCTACGACAACTACCTGCACTCCGCGTGGTCACCGGACCTGACGGTGCGCGTGGACACGGTGAAGCCGGGGGCGCCGTTCGTCACCTCGGGCGACTACCCGTCCGACACCGCGTGGCACGGCGCCGCCGGACAGGCGGGCACCTTCACCTTCACCACCCCGCAGAACAGCCCCGACGTGGTGGGCTACGTCTACTCCGTGGACGGCGGCTCCCAGGCCGAGGCCGCGGGCACGGGCGCCGCCACGGTCTCGTGGACACCGCCCACCGACGGCCACCGCGTCCTCAAGGTGCAGACCAAGGACCGGGCCGGCAACCTCTCCGACCCCACCACCTACGCCTTCCAGGTCGGCCGCGGCGGCATCAGCTCGCCCGTGGACGGCTCCCAGGTCGCCAAGCGCGTCAAGCTCTCCGTCGACGCCCAGAGCGACTTCAAGCGCATCAAGTACCAGTACCGCCGCGGCCCGGGCGCAACCGAGTACGACGTCCCCGTCGCCAACCTCACCAAGGCCGACAACACCCCCGTCACCGACGCCAAGCCGCGCCTGGCCGACCTCGGCGGTTGGGCGAACTGGACGGTCGTCGACACCCTCGGCACCGTCGGCGGCATCGTCCAGGTCCGCGCCCTGCTGTTCCCCGAGGACGGCTCCGGCACCGGTTACGCCACCGGCTGGAACACCATGACGGTGGACCGCAACGCCGACGGCGCCGCCGGCACCACCGTCGGCCCCGGCTCGGTGAACCTGCTCACCGGTGACTACTCCACCGACGTCACCGACGCCGACGAGTTCGGCATGTCGGTGGCCCGCACCTCCTCCTCCCGCGGCACCGGACGCGGCTGGCAGCCGCAGGCCGAGCGCCTGACCGCCAACCAGCACCAGATCACCACCGACCTGACCGGCATCGCGGCGGGCCAGGCGACGCTGGCCCGCTCGACCGCCCGCGGTCACGACACCTCCACCGACTCCCTGCTCGTCGTCCCCACCGGCAACGACAGCTACGCGGCGCTCGGCCCGGAGTACACGCTGGGCCAGAACATGAAGCCCGGCCGCACCTACCGTCTCACCGGCTGGATCTACGTTCCCGGCGCGACCGGCCTGAACCCGACCGACGCCGGGCGTGGCCTGCGCCTGCTGGGCTTCCAGCGCACCCCCGCCGCCGGTTACACGTTCGTCAGCTCGGCGAAGGCCGGTTTCACGGACGGCTGGCAGCAGCTGTCGGTGGACATGGCGGTTCCCGCGGATGCGACGGAGGCGTGGTTCCGCCTCTACAACGGCTTCGCGGGCGGCTCCGGCAAGGAGGTCTACTTCGACGACCTGTCGGTGAAGGAGATCGTCGCCCCGTTCGGCCCGCAGTGGGCCGGCGGCCCGGACGCCGGGACGGGCTCCGACTACCGCTCCCTGTCGTTCCCGCAGTCCGACCTGGCCGAGATCAAGGGCAACGACGACTCCGTCCTGACCTTCGCCAAGGCCCTGGACGGCACGCTCTGGCCCGAACCCGGCGCGGAGAGCCTGTCGCTGAAGGCGACCGGCGCCGGCACCTACACCCTGACGGACCTGGACGGATCGTCCACCGTCTTCACCGCCCCGTCCGGCTCCGACATCTATCAGGTGACCACCGAGACCGGCCCCGAGGCCGCCTCGCAGACCCGCTACGTCTACGACACCACCGACGGCCGCGCGCTGCCCAAGCGCGTCATCGCCCCCGTCGAGCCGGGCGTGGACGACACCAACCACTGCACCCTCGACCCGCTGCCGCGCGGCTGCGAGGTGATGGACTACGACTACGCCACCGCCACCACCGCAACCGCGAGTGTGCCCGGTGACTTCACCGACCGGATCCGCTCCGTCAAGGTCTGGTCCTGGAACCCCGACACCTCCCAGCAGTCGGCCGTCGAGGTCACCCACTACACCTACGACAGCACCGGGCGCCTCGCACAGGTCTGGGACCCGCGCCTGGCCACCCCGCTGAAGACCTCCTACACCTACGACAGTGCGGGCCGGGTCACCCGGATCACGGCCGCGGGCGAACTCCCCTGGGACTTCGACTTCGGTCCGGCCGGCTCCGACCTCGACCCGGGCCGGCTCCTGAAGGTCCGCCGCGCAACCCTCACCCCGGGCAGTAAGAACCAGGTCAACGGCGAGATCGGCACCAAGGTCGTCTACGACGTCCCGCTGACCACCGGCGCCGGCGGCCCCTACGCCATGTCCGGCGCGGACACCCGCACCTGGGCACAGACCGACTCACCCACCGACGCGACCGCCGTCTTCGGCCCCGAGGACGAACCCGGCACCAACACCGCCGGTGCCACCACACCCGGCAAGGACGGCTACAAAAGCGCCACCGTCCACTACCTCAACGCCTCCGGCAACGAGGTCAACACCGCCACCCCCTCCGTCACCGCAGGCGGTGACATCGACACCACCGAGTACGACCGCTACGGCCACGCCGTACGCACCCTGCAGGCCACCAACCGCACCATCGCGCTGGGCACCCACCCCGACGCGGCGCGCTTCGCCGCGGAGCTGAACCTGCCGGCGGACTCCGCCTCCCGCGCGCAACTGCTGGACTCGCGTACCACCTACACCCCGGACGGTCTGGACGTCGTCGAGACCCTGGGTCCGCGCTACAGCGCCCTGCTCACCGAGAACATCGCGGGACAGAGCACCCCGGCCAGCCAGCTCTACGAGGCGGAGAACCTCGTCCAGCTCGGCACCACCGCCACCGTGCGCACCGACACCAACGGCTGCTGCTCCGTCACCTGGTCCGGCGCCGGCCAGCTCGGCATCCGCGGCACCAAGGTCGGCGACAGCGACACGGTGCGCATCTCGGTCCCCGAGGAGGGCACCTACCAGCTCGGCGGCCTGCTGACCAAGGCCTCCGACCACGGCATCTTCCAGTGGACCATCGACAGCGACCCCACCCCGGTGGGCGGGCCGATCGACGGCTACGGCACCGGCGTCAGCGTGCAGCCCTACACCGCCGGCACCACCAAGTACCTGACCCGCGGTGACCACCAGCTCACCCTGACCTTCACCGGCACCAACCCCGCCTCCACCGGCGAGCGATACCACGCCGGCATCGACACCGTCACGCTCACCAAGAGCACCCTGAACGCCCCCATCGCGGCCGGCACCAAGGTCACCGTCCGCGACCACAACACCAACACCTACGACCAGAACAAGCCCGACGGGCAGGCCTACCACCTGGTCACCACCGCCACCGACGGCGCCCGCATCGACGGCTACGCCGCCGACGTCGAACAGCGCGTCACCAAGAACGGCTACGGCGCCCCGATCGGCGGCACCCCCGGGTGGACGCTGAAGAAGGCGACCTCGGTCACCACCGACGCGGCCGGTGCCAACCTCACCACCAGCACCCGCTACGACGCCTCCGGCCGCACCGAGGAGACCCGGGTACCCGGGTCCGCCGCCGCAGACGCCAGCACCGTCACCACGGCCTACTACACGGCCGGCAGCAACCCGGCGGCCGCCTGCGCGGACCGCCCCGAATGGGCCGGCCAGCCCTGCACCACCGGCCCGGGCGCGGCGGTGACCGGCGCGGACAGCACCCGGATGCCGACCACCCTGCCCGTCAAGCAGGTCACCCGCTACTCCCGCACCGGCAAGGCCGAGGAGGTCACCGAGACCAACGCGGGCAAGAGCCGAACGACGGTCACCACCTACGACGCGATCGGACGGACCACCTCCACCGCGACCACCGGCACCGAGGGCCAGGCCGTGCCGAAGGCCGACACCGAGTACGACCCCGCCACCGGCGCCGCGGTGAAGACCACCGCCGCGGGCAGGTCCGTCACCACGGTGAAGGACATCCTCGGCCGGGTCATCTCCTACACCGACGCGGACGGCGCCACCACCAGCACCGAGTACGACCGCTACGGCAAGCCGACCAAGGTCACCGACCCCACCGGCAACACCGTCTACACCTACGACCGCGCCCAGGAACCCCGCGGCATGGTCACCTCCGTCAAGGACAGCACCACGGGCGAGTTCACCGCCAGGTACAGCCCCGACGGACAGCTCACCGAGCAGACCTACCCCGGCGGCATCGTCCGCAAGGACACCCTGAACGCCTCCGGCAAGCCGGTCGCCCGCTCCTACACCCGCACCTCCGACAACGCGGTCCTCTGGTCCCAGAGCAACGACCTGTCCACCCAGGGCCAACTGGTCAAGGACAGCACCACCAACGGCACCAAGGCCTACGGCTACGACCGCCTCGGCCGCCTCGTCAAGGCCGAACAGACG
The sequence above is a segment of the Kitasatospora sp. NBC_00240 genome. Coding sequences within it:
- a CDS encoding DNRLRE domain-containing protein; amino-acid sequence: MRRISSLAALVLLVQTGVVVDALTAPTATAAPAPQVTAASTEAPDEASALLSARLQGHRVEVTGARTPTVTLWANPDGTLTQIQATGPVRMKVGEAWVPVDTTLVQTPDGKVAPKAHPEGLVFGGGDAGVTVGDKLPGTATAPATPSPSPSPVSPVPTASAGTSTTGPGTTPSGVPATAPASKTPTSTAPASTAPTAATSPAAAPTATGSAPAEAARASRGAARAAAPAAESTALVPAERELVKVGSGGQEVKFGWLGKLPQPRLEGSRATYVDARPGVDLVLQATRTGFEQFLVVRDRSAVSQAGTLTLPLDTTGLSVAAQADGSIQLLDSAGKPAVKIPAPVMWDARLDEGSGEYLHRAPVAMELRGQGTDTELVFTPDAAFLADAATQFPVTVDPSVDLGVAFDTFVQKGVTSDQSSSPDLKLGTYDGGATTARSFLHFPSGPYAGKQILGASLNLYNFHSYSCTAAEWEVWDTDYAQTITRWDSQPYWGRERAWSTQTRDVDSGDPQQCTNGDGSGWVSADITGLVAEWAASGKDVNALGLKADNETSNNGWKRFFSSEGDAPPYLSVTYNTPPAAPQTAMTPSVPGGVQWSSAANPTFTSYAYDADPGGQVWVDFELWTAEGRVGAFNRQVPNGTVVAVTPTDFGVPRLDEERQYAFRSRIYDNYLHSAWSPDLTVRVDTVKPGAPFVTSGDYPSDTAWHGAAGQAGTFTFTTPQNSPDVVGYVYSVDGGSQAEAAGTGAATVSWTPPTDGHRVLKVQTKDRAGNLSDPTTYAFQVGRGGISSPVDGSQVAKRVKLSVDAQSDFKRIKYQYRRGPGATEYDVPVANLTKADNTPVTDAKPRLADLGGWANWTVVDTLGTVGGIVQVRALLFPEDGSGTGYATGWNTMTVDRNADGAAGTTVGPGSVNLLTGDYSTDVTDADEFGMSVARTSSSRGTGRGWQPQAERLTANQHQITTDLTGIAAGQATLARSTARGHDTSTDSLLVVPTGNDSYAALGPEYTLGQNMKPGRTYRLTGWIYVPGATGLNPTDAGRGLRLLGFQRTPAAGYTFVSSAKAGFTDGWQQLSVDMAVPADATEAWFRLYNGFAGGSGKEVYFDDLSVKEIVAPFGPQWAGGPDAGTGSDYRSLSFPQSDLAEIKGNDDSVLTFAKALDGTLWPEPGAESLSLKATGAGTYTLTDLDGSSTVFTAPSGSDIYQVTTETGPEAASQTRYVYDTTDGRALPKRVIAPVEPGVDDTNHCTLDPLPRGCEVMDYDYATATTATASVPGDFTDRIRSVKVWSWNPDTSQQSAVEVTHYTYDSTGRLAQVWDPRLATPLKTSYTYDSAGRVTRITAAGELPWDFDFGPAGSDLDPGRLLKVRRATLTPGSKNQVNGEIGTKVVYDVPLTTGAGGPYAMSGADTRTWAQTDSPTDATAVFGPEDEPGTNTAGATTPGKDGYKSATVHYLNASGNEVNTATPSVTAGGDIDTTEYDRYGHAVRTLQATNRTIALGTHPDAARFAAELNLPADSASRAQLLDSRTTYTPDGLDVVETLGPRYSALLTENIAGQSTPASQLYEAENLVQLGTTATVRTDTNGCCSVTWSGAGQLGIRGTKVGDSDTVRISVPEEGTYQLGGLLTKASDHGIFQWTIDSDPTPVGGPIDGYGTGVSVQPYTAGTTKYLTRGDHQLTLTFTGTNPASTGERYHAGIDTVTLTKSTLNAPIAAGTKVTVRDHNTNTYDQNKPDGQAYHLVTTATDGARIDGYAADVEQRVTKNGYGAPIGGTPGWTLKKATSVTTDAAGANLTTSTRYDASGRTEETRVPGSAAADASTVTTAYYTAGSNPAAACADRPEWAGQPCTTGPGAAVTGADSTRMPTTLPVKQVTRYSRTGKAEEVTETNAGKSRTTVTTYDAIGRTTSTATTGTEGQAVPKADTEYDPATGAAVKTTAAGRSVTTVKDILGRVISYTDADGATTSTEYDRYGKPTKVTDPTGNTVYTYDRAQEPRGMVTSVKDSTTGEFTARYSPDGQLTEQTYPGGIVRKDTLNASGKPVARSYTRTSDNAVLWSQSNDLSTQGQLVKDSTTNGTKAYGYDRLGRLVKAEQTSVTGGCTTRTYTYDTHYNRTARAQSPAAADGACSTAGATTETHTYDSADRITDPGYTYDAFGRTLTTATAATVTYRVNDLVASQETATTRRTWTLDPAGRLAACTTATRRPDNSWAPATAKLNHYGDTGDNPRWTVEDTTTGTWTRNTSGPDGNLTATSTNTGGITLQLTNLFGSVVLTTDTALTTPVLADYDEFGNPAQGRTTSRYGWLGAQQRSAEAQDGIVLMGVRLYSTSTGRFLSVDPVTGGSANAYEYNYADPINRYDLDGRSSWLGRLIRPTPTISWTAVAKLAGRKTLSTGKQAYQFTRLVTNRLTVLGVNYATRTAAPFLGYSCSSAPSIMVCKGGWGLHSRGGTTLGSTYFTDNNPRHVEPDRLEHEHIHTLQWLRYGPLFPFRYFSAGVNPCTNRYEQQAGWQKGGYTQCG
- a CDS encoding helix-turn-helix domain-containing protein encodes the protein MEERFDSWRELVVRSRDSVATSAHADDFTAEMRRLELGPVTLLRSSFPPALFRRTAGMVRRSDPEVYHLTLLLGGDMGLVRDSGREERLAAGDLHVIDSSDPFDLRAFDAAATSWEGQRVEALGVDFPRSSLPLPRDQVRALFGRGFSGREGTGALLSEFLVGLGRQAEALGPAEAPRLGAVVVDLVASWLARELDAEAALPDESRQRAMVERVRAFVRQNLHDPELTPSLIATAHHISVSYLHRVFTQQSRGETLAAWIRGQRLEKARRDLADPTLRGMPIHTVAVRWGIPRACDFSRAFRAAYGLSPSEHRHRELAALVSR